A region from the Pelobates fuscus isolate aPelFus1 chromosome 1, aPelFus1.pri, whole genome shotgun sequence genome encodes:
- the BAK1 gene encoding bcl-2 homologous antagonist/killer isoform X1, with protein MSVQIVNSLTMASGGRDEPDERANHVEEEELRNETEIVFMSYSFHLSGIESNENEDTVPIQRETMEATQLNSALDRVGRQLAIIGDDINDRYEADFNNMLRNLNPNLDNAYDYFKKIASSIFETGVNWGRIFALLGFGYRMAVYVFRNGHHGFFRTVGQYMARYVIESSIGRWLVREGGWAAVLKLTNNSIKYVLMALGTVLILQFLFRHTS; from the exons ATGTCAGTGCAA ATAGTGAACTCACTTACCATGGCATCTGGTGGCAGGGATGAGCCAGATGAAAGAGCTAATCATGTTGAAG AGGAGGAGCTGAGGAATGAAACAGAAATAGTTTTCATGAGTTATTCATTTCATTTGTCTGGAATTGAAAGTAATGAAAATGAGGATACTGTCCCCATACAAAGAGAAACCATGGAGGCCACACAACTAAACAG TGCACTAGACAGAGTCGGGAGGCAATTAGCAATTATTGGAGATGATATTAATGACCGCTATGAGGCTGACTTCAACAACATGCTGCGTAACCTAAATCCCAATCTGGATAATGCTTATGACTATTTCAAGAAGATTGCATCcag TATTTTTGAAACTGGCGTAAACTGGGGTCGTATTTTTGCTCTCCTCGGCTTTGGGTACAGGATGGCTGTTTATGTTTTCCGCAATGGACATCATGGCTTTTTCAGAACAGTCGGTCAATATATGGCTAGATATGTGATTGAGAGCAGCATTGGTCGTTGGCTAGTGAGAGAAGGAGGCTGG GCTGCAGTTCTTAAATTAACAAACAACAGCATCAAATATGTTCTCATGGCACTGGGGACTGTTCTGATCTTGCAGTTCTTGTTTCGACATACCTCCTGA
- the BAK1 gene encoding bcl-2 homologous antagonist/killer isoform X3, with the protein MASGGRDEPDERANHVEEEELRNETEIVFMSYSFHLSGIESNENEDTVPIQRETMEATQLNSALDRVGRQLAIIGDDINDRYEADFNNMLRNLNPNLDNAYDYFKKIASSIFETGVNWGRIFALLGFGYRMAVYVFRNGHHGFFRTVGQYMARYVIESSIGRWLVREGGWAAVLKLTNNSIKYVLMALGTVLILQFLFRHTS; encoded by the exons ATGGCATCTGGTGGCAGGGATGAGCCAGATGAAAGAGCTAATCATGTTGAAG AGGAGGAGCTGAGGAATGAAACAGAAATAGTTTTCATGAGTTATTCATTTCATTTGTCTGGAATTGAAAGTAATGAAAATGAGGATACTGTCCCCATACAAAGAGAAACCATGGAGGCCACACAACTAAACAG TGCACTAGACAGAGTCGGGAGGCAATTAGCAATTATTGGAGATGATATTAATGACCGCTATGAGGCTGACTTCAACAACATGCTGCGTAACCTAAATCCCAATCTGGATAATGCTTATGACTATTTCAAGAAGATTGCATCcag TATTTTTGAAACTGGCGTAAACTGGGGTCGTATTTTTGCTCTCCTCGGCTTTGGGTACAGGATGGCTGTTTATGTTTTCCGCAATGGACATCATGGCTTTTTCAGAACAGTCGGTCAATATATGGCTAGATATGTGATTGAGAGCAGCATTGGTCGTTGGCTAGTGAGAGAAGGAGGCTGG GCTGCAGTTCTTAAATTAACAAACAACAGCATCAAATATGTTCTCATGGCACTGGGGACTGTTCTGATCTTGCAGTTCTTGTTTCGACATACCTCCTGA
- the BAK1 gene encoding bcl-2 homologous antagonist/killer isoform X2, translating to MHTQDPKMVNSLAFYPETNICQLTEEELRNETEIVFMSYSFHLSGIESNENEDTVPIQRETMEATQLNSALDRVGRQLAIIGDDINDRYEADFNNMLRNLNPNLDNAYDYFKKIASSIFETGVNWGRIFALLGFGYRMAVYVFRNGHHGFFRTVGQYMARYVIESSIGRWLVREGGWAAVLKLTNNSIKYVLMALGTVLILQFLFRHTS from the exons ATGCATACCCAGGATCCAAAAATGGTGAACAGCCTTGCATTTTACCCAGAGACAAATATCTGTCAATTGACAG AGGAGGAGCTGAGGAATGAAACAGAAATAGTTTTCATGAGTTATTCATTTCATTTGTCTGGAATTGAAAGTAATGAAAATGAGGATACTGTCCCCATACAAAGAGAAACCATGGAGGCCACACAACTAAACAG TGCACTAGACAGAGTCGGGAGGCAATTAGCAATTATTGGAGATGATATTAATGACCGCTATGAGGCTGACTTCAACAACATGCTGCGTAACCTAAATCCCAATCTGGATAATGCTTATGACTATTTCAAGAAGATTGCATCcag TATTTTTGAAACTGGCGTAAACTGGGGTCGTATTTTTGCTCTCCTCGGCTTTGGGTACAGGATGGCTGTTTATGTTTTCCGCAATGGACATCATGGCTTTTTCAGAACAGTCGGTCAATATATGGCTAGATATGTGATTGAGAGCAGCATTGGTCGTTGGCTAGTGAGAGAAGGAGGCTGG GCTGCAGTTCTTAAATTAACAAACAACAGCATCAAATATGTTCTCATGGCACTGGGGACTGTTCTGATCTTGCAGTTCTTGTTTCGACATACCTCCTGA